From one Acidobacteriota bacterium genomic stretch:
- a CDS encoding ABC transporter substrate-binding protein — protein MRITVRFIFLLMAIVLTATAIGCRNRSGNAVTIALSEKFGSLDTLTGGATTAADDRVRTLIFNSLIRKNEKFEYVGEIGEYKIGDDNLTITYTLRDGIKFHNGKTLTSGDVKYSFDTMFASTGSKRGSFFEKVPDDSDPEKKATKTVSHFTSIETPDPKTIVFKVSRPALINQTLSNLVTIPIIPEGTGETQKTSPLGSGPFKFVNFDSVNNIVRLEGYADYWEGAPKIPRLVVKTIPDASALQNELLSGGVDIAPNPTNLSPDSLKILSESPLLKVERANGSNVQYIGFNTQRTPFNDVRIRQAVAYAIDREKIIKELFNGQAKLAHSILPEESWAYSTGTKYTYDPAKAKKLLQDAGYKGEAFKFKYVAGNSAVNQYSQIVQNSLREVGFNVELETLELQTLVESLKSGQFEINTAIWIGGNQDPIFFRDLFASTEFPDRKDNGRNRARYSNPEFDKIIEEAVNTVDKEKAKQLYLRAQEIISNDVPLLPLWYPSSTVIASKKIGNIKINASGDWSFVKDITVGL, from the coding sequence ATGCGCATTACGGTGCGATTCATCTTTTTATTAATGGCGATCGTTCTGACCGCCACGGCGATCGGCTGCCGCAATCGTAGCGGAAACGCCGTCACGATCGCGCTTTCGGAGAAATTTGGCAGTCTCGACACGCTCACAGGCGGCGCAACGACCGCCGCCGACGACCGGGTCCGGACGCTGATTTTCAATTCGCTTATACGCAAGAACGAAAAGTTCGAGTACGTCGGCGAGATCGGTGAATACAAGATCGGCGACGACAATCTGACGATCACCTACACGCTCCGCGACGGCATCAAATTTCACAACGGCAAGACATTGACCTCGGGCGACGTCAAATACAGTTTCGACACGATGTTCGCCTCCACCGGGTCGAAGCGCGGCAGTTTCTTTGAAAAGGTCCCGGACGATTCGGATCCCGAAAAAAAGGCGACGAAGACGGTTTCGCATTTCACCTCGATCGAGACTCCCGACCCTAAGACCATTGTTTTCAAGGTTTCGCGTCCCGCGTTGATAAATCAGACGCTGTCGAACCTGGTGACCATCCCGATCATTCCCGAAGGAACCGGCGAAACCCAGAAGACGTCGCCGCTCGGCAGCGGTCCGTTCAAGTTCGTCAATTTCGACTCGGTCAACAACATCGTCCGGCTTGAAGGCTACGCCGATTACTGGGAAGGCGCGCCAAAGATTCCGAGACTCGTCGTCAAGACCATCCCCGACGCCAGCGCGCTTCAGAACGAACTGCTCAGCGGCGGCGTCGATATCGCGCCAAACCCGACCAATCTCTCACCCGACTCGCTCAAGATCCTCAGCGAATCGCCGCTGCTCAAGGTCGAGCGCGCGAACGGCTCTAACGTCCAATACATCGGATTCAATACCCAGCGGACGCCTTTCAACGATGTTCGCATACGTCAGGCGGTCGCCTACGCGATCGACCGCGAAAAGATCATCAAGGAACTTTTCAACGGCCAGGCGAAACTCGCGCACTCGATTCTGCCCGAGGAGTCGTGGGCGTATTCGACCGGAACGAAATACACGTACGATCCGGCGAAAGCGAAAAAGCTCCTTCAGGACGCCGGATACAAGGGCGAGGCGTTCAAGTTCAAATACGTCGCCGGAAACTCGGCGGTCAACCAATACTCGCAGATCGTCCAGAATTCGCTCCGCGAGGTCGGTTTCAACGTCGAACTCGAAACTCTCGAACTGCAGACCTTGGTCGAGAGTTTGAAAAGCGGCCAGTTCGAGATCAACACCGCGATCTGGATCGGCGGCAATCAGGACCCGATCTTTTTCCGCGATCTTTTCGCGTCGACCGAGTTCCCCGACCGCAAGGACAACGGCCGCAACCGGGCGCGCTATTCAAATCCCGAATTCGACAAGATCATCGAGGAAGCGGTCAACACGGTCGACAAGGAAAAGGCGAAGCAACTCTACCTCCGGGCGCAAGAGATCATCAGCAACGACGTTCCGCTCCTTCCGCTCTGGTATCCGTCAAGCACCGTCATCGCGAGCAAGAAGATCGGCAACATCAAGATCAACGCCAGCGGCGACTGGAGTTTCGTCAAGGACATCACTGTCGGGCTTTGA
- a CDS encoding ATP-binding protein — MRFRILASDDPIPADVTGPMAFLHIDRWNDWWEFVTQYHLTVVDNRDVVHAIGSLKIGAVGLKAGKKEEAPPTSPNLPITFELLSEEFFSLGQHEDYYDELLKLGDELRAEILTALRDIAFDDVAWEIAKNERVTEKSLLRHITRTTVLGQFRRMSRGYARLTRYSFSYTPPKHELDNAADVFLDFHVDPESPLPSNVHVLIGRNGVGKTRFLELMAKAVVGFKRQAEQSGKFEFLQSSDEEIETFANVVSVGFSWFDARRSRLADRKPDGEKIGYSFIGLLRFEAPSESRPGKGEMKAPAEVSREFTKSFMECQWPSRNQIWGRILKTLESDPIIRDADLWFWAGLTHSSSNSKTEELTTLFNRLSSGHKIVLLTLVRLVELVEERTLVLIDEPESHLHPPLLSAMIRAISELMIAKNGVAIVATHSPVVLQEVPKNCVWILNRFGKSAKAERPSIETFGEGVGVLSREVFQLELTQSGHHTILQESANENANYDSSLEALGGSLGSQARAVLRGLFVAKNESEEI, encoded by the coding sequence GTGAGATTTAGAATCCTTGCTTCCGATGACCCCATTCCAGCCGACGTGACCGGCCCGATGGCGTTTCTTCACATTGATCGTTGGAACGATTGGTGGGAGTTCGTCACCCAGTATCATCTAACCGTGGTAGACAATCGCGATGTCGTTCATGCGATTGGTTCGCTGAAGATCGGTGCGGTGGGCTTGAAGGCCGGGAAGAAAGAGGAAGCCCCGCCAACGAGTCCCAATTTGCCAATCACATTTGAATTACTTTCGGAGGAGTTTTTTTCGCTCGGACAACATGAGGACTACTACGATGAGTTGCTCAAACTCGGCGATGAATTACGAGCTGAGATATTGACAGCCCTGCGGGATATCGCATTCGATGACGTCGCTTGGGAAATCGCGAAAAATGAAAGGGTTACTGAAAAGTCGCTTCTGCGTCACATAACCAGAACGACGGTGTTGGGTCAATTCCGGCGAATGTCCCGAGGATATGCGCGGTTAACCCGATACAGCTTTAGCTACACGCCTCCTAAACATGAACTCGACAATGCGGCCGATGTTTTTTTGGATTTTCATGTTGATCCGGAGTCGCCTCTGCCGAGCAATGTACACGTCTTGATCGGCCGTAACGGAGTCGGCAAGACACGTTTCCTCGAGCTGATGGCAAAAGCGGTTGTGGGATTCAAGAGGCAAGCTGAACAATCCGGCAAATTCGAATTCTTACAAAGCAGCGATGAAGAGATTGAGACATTTGCGAACGTCGTCTCTGTTGGGTTCAGCTGGTTTGACGCTCGCCGAAGTCGTCTCGCGGACCGAAAGCCCGACGGGGAGAAAATTGGGTACTCGTTTATCGGGCTTTTGCGGTTTGAGGCGCCTTCTGAGAGTCGTCCGGGTAAGGGTGAAATGAAAGCCCCGGCGGAAGTATCACGGGAATTCACAAAAAGCTTCATGGAATGTCAATGGCCGTCACGCAATCAGATTTGGGGCCGAATACTCAAGACTTTGGAATCTGACCCGATTATTCGTGACGCAGATTTGTGGTTTTGGGCCGGACTCACGCATTCAAGCTCTAACTCAAAGACCGAAGAACTTACGACTCTCTTTAACAGGCTTTCGTCGGGTCACAAGATTGTGCTTCTAACGCTTGTTCGTCTCGTGGAACTGGTTGAGGAACGAACGCTAGTTCTCATCGACGAGCCGGAGTCACATTTGCATCCGCCTTTGTTATCGGCGATGATTCGAGCGATCTCCGAATTGATGATTGCAAAAAACGGCGTCGCGATCGTCGCGACTCACTCGCCGGTTGTCCTACAGGAGGTGCCAAAGAACTGTGTTTGGATTCTAAACAGGTTCGGCAAAAGCGCAAAAGCTGAAAGACCATCGATCGAGACATTCGGAGAGGGCGTCGGAGTCCTAAGTCGTGAGGTCTTCCAACTAGAATTGACCCAAAGCGGGCATCACACGATTCTTCAAGAAAGTGCAAACGAAAATGCGAATTATGATTCGTCGCTTGAAGCGCTCGGCGGTTCGTTGGGGTCTCAGGCACGGGCTGTCCTTCGAGGCCTATTCGTCGCAAAGAACGAATCCGAGGAAATCTAG
- a CDS encoding tetratricopeptide repeat protein, translating into MNILNRKTNRSVLFVLFLILPALAEVHAQAVLTPKEIARTALPSVVLIICDDGEGKNIVQGSGFFIKPGVIVTNLHVIEGMKRGLANVAAGGDQRLSFRIARIIAIDREADLALLSVPTAISKSIAPLALAPESYVPETGEVVYALGNPEGKVGTISPGIVSAAIRSSLKKARIQITAPISSGSSGGPVVNDRGKVIGVAVESLSEGQNLNFAIPLSHVYDLIKTANFPDANENSQDAIAHYDEKLPAPWVQNVVAGQGSGNVRRSEPGTTAAFFFYRGNSNFEKGLFSEAIADHTKAIEIDPQYAVAYYNRGLANYKQGNLSLSISDFTNAIQINPRYAVAYYNRGLANYKQGNLSLSISDYSEAIRINPQYAAAYINRGLVYATQRNPEFAIADYSKAIQINPRIAIAYINRGINYIKQGNLKSSIADLTKAIEINPQIADAYYNRGVAYDKQGNWSFAIADFTKAIQINPQYDLAYNGRGNAYCQLGEKSRANTDLKRAV; encoded by the coding sequence GTGAACATTTTGAACCGTAAGACAAACCGTAGCGTTCTTTTCGTATTGTTCCTGATTTTGCCCGCTTTGGCTGAGGTTCACGCCCAAGCGGTCTTGACCCCGAAGGAGATAGCCCGGACTGCGCTTCCTTCCGTTGTCTTGATCATTTGCGATGACGGTGAAGGCAAGAATATTGTCCAGGGGAGCGGTTTCTTCATCAAACCCGGAGTCATCGTCACGAATCTTCACGTTATCGAGGGAATGAAACGCGGATTGGCAAACGTCGCTGCCGGAGGCGACCAAAGGCTGAGCTTCAGGATCGCACGGATCATAGCGATCGATCGGGAGGCAGACCTGGCATTGCTGAGCGTTCCGACGGCGATAAGCAAGAGCATTGCTCCTTTGGCGTTGGCACCGGAATCGTATGTCCCGGAGACTGGCGAAGTGGTATATGCGTTGGGAAATCCGGAGGGAAAGGTTGGCACAATTTCGCCTGGGATTGTTTCGGCGGCTATTCGGTCAAGTCTGAAAAAAGCCCGTATTCAAATAACCGCACCGATCTCCAGCGGATCGAGCGGAGGTCCGGTGGTCAACGATCGCGGGAAAGTCATCGGGGTCGCAGTCGAATCGCTCAGCGAGGGACAGAATCTCAATTTCGCAATTCCTCTTTCACACGTCTACGACCTTATCAAAACGGCGAATTTCCCTGACGCAAATGAAAACTCTCAGGATGCGATCGCTCATTATGATGAAAAGTTGCCAGCACCTTGGGTGCAGAATGTTGTCGCCGGGCAGGGTTCAGGAAACGTCCGCAGAAGTGAGCCGGGTACAACCGCGGCCTTTTTCTTTTACCGCGGAAACAGCAATTTCGAAAAAGGGCTTTTCTCTGAGGCCATTGCCGACCATACCAAGGCAATTGAAATTGACCCTCAGTACGCCGTCGCGTACTACAACCGTGGTCTTGCCAACTATAAGCAAGGAAACCTGAGTCTTTCGATTAGCGACTTTACCAACGCTATTCAGATCAACCCGCGGTATGCCGTCGCTTATTACAACCGGGGTCTTGCCAACTATAAGCAAGGAAACCTGAGTCTTTCGATTAGCGACTATAGCGAGGCAATTCGGATCAACCCGCAGTATGCAGCCGCGTACATCAACCGCGGGCTCGTTTACGCGACCCAAAGGAACCCGGAATTTGCCATCGCGGACTATAGCAAGGCTATTCAAATCAACCCGCGGATTGCCATCGCGTACATCAACCGCGGGATCAATTACATTAAGCAAGGGAACCTGAAGTCCTCCATTGCGGACCTTACCAAGGCAATTGAGATCAATCCGCAGATCGCCGACGCTTACTACAACCGTGGCGTTGCCTACGATAAGCAAGGAAATTGGAGTTTTGCGATTGCCGACTTTACCAAGGCTATTCAGATCAACCCGCAATACGATCTCGCTTACAACGGCCGGGGGAATGCTTACTGTCAGTTGGGGGAGAAAAGCCGCGCCAACACGGACCTGAAAAGGGCGGTCTAA
- a CDS encoding VCBS repeat-containing protein: MMETKSPISRSLLSLISFWSIISTLVLPIPGGIPTRTSSTSTPVLRSAAQPLSTDRVAQSMARMPVYFEENHGQFNSKVRYFARGTSGYDLFLTATDAVYVLTGREADSEGPDFRIDKFNDPVRDPERETKGTKAVAVYMTLAGANPEAVSSGTQQLEHRTNYFKGEESNWRTEIPNYGLVRMSDVYDGIDTVWHGLDGGGVQYDFVVGPNADPNQIRLKVDGAKSIELDDEGNLLIKTEYGEIKQNKPFSYQATNGLRREVESRFVIEQMEVRFELGEFDRSQTLTIDPTVNLSSLGFSTFLGGALDEGGYAIGVDRAGNVYVTGLTGSTSFPTTAGTFDTTHNGNFDVFVTKLNATGSALLYSTFIGGGTPTPTPTPPPIGPPVLGVYPATSVELSGNTTVIPSAPPMNVTSATASAGTSFNGRIEVDPLSGVIRITDANPASTLQPGGVFTVTVTAAGPGGTTQTTFALTVTTPARCNPVSFAATANFTIGGQTQPYSVAVGDFNRDGIQDLAVAIYSWDNHPDNVSILLGNGSGGFGAATSFGAGPGPFFVAVGDFNGDGIQDLAVANGDSNSVSILLGNGSGGFGAAANFGAGTGPFSIAVGDFNGDGIQDLAVANGYSNNVSILLGNGLGGFGAATNFGAGTGPFSIAVGDFNGDGIQDLAVANGDSDNVSILLGNGLGGFGAATNFGVGGTTPVSIAVGDFNRDGLQDLAVAKLNCCDNVSILLGNGSGGFGTATNFGVGSRSFSIAVGDFNGDGIQDLAVALVFSNEVSILLGNGSGGFWAATNFWLGFGVFRPHSIALGDFNGDGKQDLVTANSSVGSGLKNVSVLLSNCAPTPTQNAPFDFDGDGKTDLSIFRPSVGQWWLNRSTDGVITHSFGNSSDTTVPGDFTGDGKADVAVFRPSEGVWYVLRSEDSSFYSFPFGSNGDIPVPSDYDGDGKSDAAVFRPSNATWYIQRSSGGTTIQGFGITGDRPVPADYDGDGKTDIAIYRPSNGQWWLNRSTAGLIVHTFGTPTDRNVPGDYTGDGKADVAIWRPSSGEWFVLRSEDASFYSFPFGSNGDLPVPGDYDGDGRTDAGVFRPSNATWYLNRSTNGILIQGFGLPTDVPIPSAFVR, encoded by the coding sequence ATGATGGAAACTAAATCGCCGATCTCGCGATCGTTGCTTTCGCTGATCTCTTTCTGGTCAATCATCTCGACATTGGTCTTGCCGATTCCCGGCGGGATCCCTACGCGGACTTCCTCGACCAGCACCCCGGTTCTCCGGTCGGCAGCGCAACCTTTATCGACCGACCGGGTTGCGCAGTCGATGGCGCGAATGCCGGTCTATTTTGAGGAGAATCACGGACAATTCAATAGCAAGGTCCGGTACTTCGCACGCGGAACGAGTGGTTACGATCTGTTTCTGACGGCGACCGATGCGGTATATGTCTTGACGGGCCGTGAAGCAGACTCAGAAGGCCCGGACTTCAGGATCGACAAATTCAACGATCCGGTTCGAGACCCGGAACGCGAGACCAAGGGCACAAAGGCCGTAGCGGTTTATATGACGCTGGCCGGGGCGAACCCGGAAGCGGTTTCATCGGGAACGCAGCAGCTCGAGCATCGGACCAATTACTTCAAAGGCGAAGAGTCGAACTGGCGAACAGAGATCCCGAACTACGGACTGGTGCGGATGTCGGATGTCTATGACGGCATAGACACGGTCTGGCACGGGCTTGACGGTGGCGGCGTGCAGTACGACTTCGTGGTCGGGCCGAATGCCGACCCGAATCAGATCAGATTGAAAGTTGACGGAGCGAAATCGATTGAATTGGATGACGAAGGCAACCTTCTGATCAAGACCGAATATGGCGAGATAAAGCAGAACAAGCCTTTCTCATATCAGGCGACAAACGGACTCCGTCGGGAAGTTGAAAGCCGGTTCGTGATCGAACAGATGGAAGTCCGTTTCGAGCTGGGCGAATTTGACCGTTCTCAAACACTGACAATTGACCCCACGGTCAATCTGAGCAGCCTTGGGTTTTCGACTTTTCTGGGTGGTGCTCTTGATGAAGGGGGTTATGCAATTGGCGTTGACCGTGCGGGCAATGTTTATGTGACCGGACTCACCGGATCAACGTCCTTTCCAACGACTGCTGGGACATTCGATACAACGCATAACGGTAATTTCGATGTATTCGTGACGAAGCTGAATGCAACGGGTTCTGCTTTGCTTTATTCGACATTCATCGGCGGCGGGACGCCAACGCCAACGCCTACACCGCCCCCAATAGGGCCGCCTGTACTTGGGGTTTACCCGGCGACTTCGGTGGAGCTGAGCGGGAATACGACGGTTATTCCGTCGGCGCCGCCGATGAATGTTACGAGCGCGACCGCGTCGGCAGGGACGAGTTTTAATGGCAGGATCGAGGTTGATCCGCTCTCCGGCGTTATCCGGATAACGGATGCTAATCCGGCTTCGACGCTTCAGCCGGGCGGGGTATTTACGGTAACGGTCACTGCGGCCGGCCCAGGCGGGACGACGCAGACGACGTTCGCCCTGACGGTGACGACACCCGCGAGGTGCAATCCGGTGAGCTTTGCGGCGACAGCCAATTTCACCATCGGCGGCCAGACTCAACCTTATTCCGTCGCCGTGGGCGATTTCAACCGCGATGGCATACAGGACCTCGCGGTCGCCATTTATAGCTGGGACAATCACCCGGACAACGTCTCGATCCTGCTCGGAAATGGATCGGGAGGTTTTGGTGCGGCAACTAGTTTCGGCGCCGGGCCCGGGCCCTTTTTCGTCGCGGTGGGCGACTTCAACGGGGATGGCATACAGGACCTCGCGGTCGCCAACGGTGACTCGAACAGTGTCTCGATCCTGCTCGGCAACGGTTCGGGAGGCTTCGGGGCGGCAGCTAATTTCGGCGCTGGGACTGGTCCTTTTTCCATCGCGGTAGGCGATTTCAACGGCGATGGCATACAAGACCTCGCGGTCGCCAACGGTTACTCGAACAATGTCTCGATTCTGCTCGGCAATGGATTGGGCGGCTTTGGGGCAGCAACTAATTTCGGCGCCGGGACGGGTCCTTTTTCCATCGCGGTGGGCGACTTCAATGGCGATGGCATTCAGGATCTTGCGGTCGCCAACGGTGACTCGGACAATGTCTCGATCCTGCTCGGCAACGGGTTGGGCGGCTTTGGGGCAGCAACTAATTTCGGGGTTGGCGGAACAACGCCTGTTTCCATTGCGGTGGGAGATTTCAACCGCGACGGATTACAGGACCTCGCAGTTGCCAAGCTTAACTGCTGTGACAATGTCTCGATCCTGCTCGGCAACGGTTCGGGAGGCTTTGGGACGGCGACCAACTTCGGCGTCGGATCAAGATCCTTCTCCATCGCTGTGGGCGATTTCAACGGCGATGGAATACAGGACCTCGCGGTCGCTCTTGTATTCTCGAACGAGGTCTCGATCCTGCTCGGCAATGGATCGGGAGGCTTTTGGGCGGCAACTAATTTTTGGCTCGGGTTCGGTGTGTTCCGTCCTCACTCCATCGCGTTGGGCGATTTCAACGGCGACGGAAAGCAGGATCTCGTCACGGCAAACTCTTCTGTTGGTTCAGGTTTAAAAAACGTCTCAGTCCTCCTAAGCAACTGCGCCCCGACGCCGACGCAAAATGCTCCTTTCGATTTTGATGGCGACGGAAAGACCGATTTGTCGATCTTTCGTCCTTCAGTCGGACAGTGGTGGCTGAACCGTTCGACCGACGGAGTGATCACGCACAGCTTCGGTAATTCATCCGACACGACCGTCCCCGGAGACTTCACCGGTGACGGCAAGGCAGACGTTGCCGTATTTCGCCCGTCCGAAGGCGTATGGTACGTTCTGCGGAGCGAGGACTCGTCGTTCTATTCATTTCCGTTCGGTTCCAACGGCGATATTCCCGTTCCAAGCGATTACGACGGTGACGGTAAATCGGACGCCGCGGTCTTTCGCCCGTCGAACGCCACGTGGTACATCCAGAGGTCGTCCGGCGGCACGACGATTCAGGGCTTTGGCATCACGGGTGACCGACCCGTCCCGGCCGACTACGACGGTGACGGCAAGACGGACATCGCGATCTACCGGCCGTCAAACGGGCAATGGTGGCTGAACCGTTCCACGGCAGGGCTGATCGTTCACACGTTCGGCACACCGACCGACCGAAACGTTCCCGGCGACTACACGGGCGACGGCAAGGCCGATGTGGCGATCTGGCGTCCTTCGAGCGGTGAGTGGTTCGTGCTCCGATCCGAGGACGCGAGTTTCTACTCGTTCCCGTTCGGTTCAAACGGCGACCTTCCTGTGCCCGGAGATTATGACGGCGACGGGCGAACCGATGCCGGAGTCTTCCGCCCGTCAAACGCCACGTGGTACTTGAATCGATCGACCAACGGTATTCTGATCCAAGGCTTTGGATTGCCAACTGATGTTCCGATTCCATCGGCATTTGTCCGTTAG
- the katG gene encoding catalase/peroxidase HPI — translation MLRRITPSLMGLAVSMLFLSIPVLSQTTPRPNEFWWPDQLDLTALRQPSSQSNPMGKDFNYAEEFKKLDHAALKADIKKTLTTSQDWWPADYGNYGPLFIRMAWHSAGTYRSMDGRGGAGGGQQRFDPLNSWPDNANLDKARRLLWPIKQKYGRMISWADLMVLTGNVALEDMGFKTLGFAGGRQDDWEADLVYWGPETKMLSGDKRYEDDRKLEKPLAAVQMGLIYVNPEGPEGNPDPILAAKDIRETFGRMGMDDEETVALIAGGHSFGKTHGAQKTDCVGPEPAAAKLEDQGFGWNNKCGKGNAEDTVTSGLEGAWTKTPAKWSINFLENLFAFEWVKTKSPAGATQWIPKDGEGKDLVPDAHIKGKRVPPIMLTTDLSLKFDPVYEKISRRFLANPKEFELAFAKAWFKLTHRDMGPRARYIGPDVPQMTLIWQDPLPKVDYELIDVKDIAALKSKILGSGLSNAALIRAAWASASSFRSTDMRGGANGGRIRLAPQKNWEANDPAELSKVLATLEGIQKEFNGMQSGRKKVSFADLVILGGAAAIEQAAKKGGVDVTVPFAPGRADATQEQTNVENFELLRPTADGFRNYYGKDNRLPPSVLLVDKASLLSLTVPEMTVLVGGMRSLNANTGGSEFGVFTGRPGTLSNDFFVNLLDMSTKWSKSPSAEGVYEGRDRKTGNLKWKATPVDLVFGSHAELRAVAEVYASDDAKAKFVKDFVDAWAKVMNLDRFDLR, via the coding sequence ATGTTGCGACGAATTACACCGTCACTTATGGGCTTAGCGGTATCGATGCTTTTTCTCTCGATACCGGTCTTATCGCAAACAACGCCGAGGCCGAACGAGTTCTGGTGGCCGGATCAACTCGACCTCACCGCGCTCAGACAGCCTTCTTCCCAGTCAAACCCGATGGGTAAGGACTTCAATTACGCCGAGGAGTTCAAGAAACTCGATCATGCGGCCCTGAAGGCTGACATCAAGAAGACGCTGACGACATCCCAGGATTGGTGGCCCGCCGATTACGGCAACTATGGCCCGCTCTTTATAAGGATGGCGTGGCACAGTGCCGGAACATACCGTTCGATGGACGGAAGAGGCGGCGCAGGCGGCGGTCAGCAGCGTTTTGACCCACTTAACAGCTGGCCCGACAACGCGAATCTCGACAAAGCACGGCGGCTCTTGTGGCCGATCAAACAAAAGTATGGCCGAATGATCTCGTGGGCAGATCTGATGGTCTTGACCGGCAATGTCGCACTCGAAGATATGGGTTTCAAGACTCTCGGATTTGCCGGCGGACGTCAGGATGACTGGGAAGCCGATCTCGTCTACTGGGGGCCTGAAACAAAGATGCTATCCGGTGACAAGCGATACGAAGACGACCGGAAGCTTGAAAAGCCGCTCGCGGCAGTGCAGATGGGATTGATCTACGTAAACCCGGAAGGCCCTGAGGGCAATCCGGATCCGATCCTCGCTGCAAAAGATATTCGCGAAACGTTTGGCCGGATGGGAATGGATGACGAGGAAACCGTCGCGTTGATTGCCGGCGGACATTCATTCGGGAAGACCCACGGCGCACAAAAAACCGATTGCGTCGGACCCGAACCGGCGGCCGCGAAACTCGAGGATCAGGGATTCGGTTGGAACAACAAATGCGGAAAAGGCAACGCCGAAGATACCGTTACAAGTGGTCTCGAAGGCGCCTGGACAAAAACTCCGGCCAAATGGAGCATAAACTTTCTTGAGAATCTCTTCGCCTTTGAATGGGTGAAGACGAAGAGTCCCGCCGGCGCGACGCAGTGGATTCCCAAGGATGGCGAAGGGAAAGACCTGGTCCCCGACGCGCATATCAAAGGCAAACGAGTTCCGCCGATCATGTTGACGACGGATCTGTCGCTCAAGTTCGATCCCGTGTACGAAAAGATCTCAAGGCGTTTCCTCGCAAACCCGAAGGAATTCGAACTCGCTTTTGCGAAAGCCTGGTTCAAGTTGACGCACCGTGATATGGGTCCGCGCGCCCGTTACATCGGTCCGGACGTTCCTCAAATGACCCTTATCTGGCAGGATCCTTTGCCCAAGGTCGATTATGAGTTGATCGACGTTAAGGACATCGCGGCACTCAAATCCAAGATTCTCGGATCCGGGCTGAGCAACGCCGCATTGATCCGTGCCGCGTGGGCCTCGGCATCTTCCTTCCGGTCCACCGATATGCGTGGCGGAGCGAACGGCGGCAGGATTCGACTCGCACCGCAGAAGAATTGGGAAGCGAACGATCCCGCGGAATTGAGCAAGGTCCTGGCGACTCTCGAGGGGATCCAGAAAGAGTTCAACGGGATGCAGTCGGGACGAAAGAAGGTCTCATTTGCCGATCTCGTAATTCTCGGCGGAGCGGCCGCAATCGAACAGGCTGCGAAAAAAGGCGGTGTTGATGTAACGGTCCCGTTTGCACCCGGAAGAGCCGATGCGACTCAGGAGCAGACGAATGTCGAGAATTTCGAATTGCTCAGGCCGACCGCGGACGGGTTCCGCAATTACTACGGAAAGGACAACCGCTTGCCGCCTTCAGTGTTGTTGGTCGACAAAGCCAGCCTGCTTTCGCTGACGGTCCCCGAAATGACCGTGCTCGTCGGAGGAATGCGTTCGTTGAACGCAAATACGGGCGGGTCGGAATTCGGCGTGTTTACCGGACGTCCCGGTACACTGAGCAACGATTTCTTCGTCAATCTGCTCGATATGTCGACGAAATGGTCCAAATCTCCATCTGCCGAAGGTGTTTACGAGGGTCGTGATCGAAAGACAGGAAACCTCAAATGGAAGGCGACGCCGGTCGACCTCGTCTTTGGTTCCCACGCCGAGTTGCGGGCGGTTGCCGAGGTCTATGCTTCGGATGATGCCAAGGCGAAGTTCGTCAAGGATTTCGTTGATGCCTGGGCGAAGGTCATGAATCTTGACCGCTTCGACCTGCGTTAG